In the Malaya genurostris strain Urasoe2022 chromosome 1, Malgen_1.1, whole genome shotgun sequence genome, one interval contains:
- the LOC131425912 gene encoding glutamine-dependent NAD(+) synthetase isoform X2, producing the protein MLQKRRRMGRKVTVAVATLNQWALDFEGNMSRIMESIIEARELGATYRTGPELEVCGYSCEDHFHESDTYLHSWEILLEIMMSPHCQNMLIDVGMPVQHRNVAYNCRVVFCNKRILLVRPKMAMCDDGNYRETRWFTSWSKERQTEEYYLPRMIAAATGQHTVPIGDAVIATRDTCIGYEICEELWNPRSTHIDMSLSGVEIMVNSSGSYMQLRKAYITTDLIRNASFKAGGMYLFSNLRGCDGQRIYFNGCSAVALNGQIIARGKQFALEEVEVTTATVDLEDIRSYRLALRSRCSVAASTPTYPRINIDFELSHPNDLNIPQSAPLDWIYHSPEEEIALGPACWLWDYLRRSGQGGFFLPLSGGVDSSSTAIIVHSMCRQVVKSVMLGDVQVLHDVRKILADPEYTPDNPVALCNRLLVTCYMGSENSSKETRQRATTLSSQIGSYHLEINIDGAVGALLTIFNTVTGMKPLFKTQGGCPRQNLALQNIQARTRMVLSYLFAQLMLWVRNRPGGLLVLGSANVDEALRGYMTKYDCSSADINPIGGISKTDLKRFLLFAKEKFNLPIVADIVTAPPTAELEPLRDGHLAQTDEEDMGMTYNELSEFGRLRKQAHCGPYSMFCKLVSMWKDSTNNPQVVADKVKHFFRCYAINRHKMTVLTPAYHAESYSPDDNRFDHRPFLYRANWSWQFKCIDEELERVNCPRSSGSDKTTGLNNRSGSPAKGGGGGSGGGSDKSSGAPIFFADGAAIGGGMTSVGSAHQLNNHAGYGHESLKLTKSHSSGGYSKMHSSVLGKIKDRTGVPV; encoded by the exons ATGCTT CAAAAACGACGCAGAATGGGACGCAAAGTGACGGTCGCCGTTGCCACCCTGAACCAGTGGGCGCTGGACTTCGAAGGCAACATGTCCCGGATAATGGAGTCCATCATCGAGGCACGTGAGCTGGGTGCCACCTACCGGACCGGACCGGAGCTGGAAGTGTG TGGCTACAGCTGCGAGGATCACTTCCACGAATCGGACACCTACCTGCACTCATGGGAAATTCTGCTGGAGATCATGATGTCCCCGCACtgtcagaacatgttgatcgaCGTGGGAATGCCGGTTCAGCACAGGAATGTGGCCTACAACTGCCGGGTGGTGTTCTGCAACAAACGCATCCTGCTAGTGCGCCCGAAGATGGCGATGTGCGATGACGGTAACTATCGGGAGACGCGCTGGTTTACGTCGTGGTCAAAG GAACGTCAAACGGAGGAGTACTACCTACCACGGATGATTGCGGCTGCGACCGGACAGCACACGGTCCCGATCGGTGATGCCGTAATTGCAACGCGTGACACCTGCATCGGGTATGAAATTTGCGAGGAACTGTGGAATCCACGCAGCACCCACATCGATATGTCGCTGTCGGGTGTGGAAATTATGGTCAACAGTTCGGGGAGCTACATGCAACTACGGAAGGCCTACATCACAACGGATCTGATCCGGAATGCCAGCTTCAAAGCCGGCGGTATGTATTTGTTTAGTAACCTGCGGGGATGCGACGGACAGCGAATTTACTTCAACGGATGTTCGGCGGTCGCACTGAACGGACAGATCATTGCCAGGGGGAAACAGTTCGCTTTGGAGGAAGTAGAAGTAACTACGGCCACCGTTGATCTCGAGGACATCCGGTCGTACAGGTTGGCTCTTCGGTCGCGCTGTTCGGTGGCGGCTTCGACTCCAACCTATCCGCGAATCAACATAGACTTTGAACTGTCCCATCCGAATGATTTGAACATACCGCAAAGTGCCCCACTCGATTGGATCTACCACAGTCCGGAGGAGGAAATTGCTCTGGGGCCGGCATGTTGGCTTTGGGACTATTTGCGTCGTTCGGGCCAAGGTGGTTTCTTTCTGCCGCTCAGTGGCGGAGTCGATTCCAGCAGCACTGCCATAATTGTTCATTCGATGTGCCGCCAGGTGGTGAAATCCGTTATGCTTGGTGACGTTCAGGTTTTGCATGATGTTCGGAAGATACTGGCCGATCCGGAATACACCCCGGACAATCCGGTGGCTCTGTGTAATCGTCTTCTGGTCACTTGCTACATGGGAAGTGAGAATTCCAGCAAAGAAACACGTCAACGGGCAACCACACTTTCGTCTCAGATCGGTAGCTATCATCTGGAGATCAACATCGATGGGGCCGTCGGTGCTCTGTTGACGATCTTCAACACGGTCACCGGAATGAAACCGTTGTTTAAAACACAAGGTGGCTGCCCCAGGCAAAATCTAGCACTGCAAAACATTCAGGCTCGCACAAGAATGGTACTGTCCTATCTGTTTGCCCAGCTGATGCTGTGGGTTCGCAATAGACCTGGTGGTCTGCTGGTGCTTGGTTCAGCCAACGTAGACGAAGCACTCCGGGGCTACATGACCAAGTACGATTGCTCGTCTGCGGACATCAATCCGATTGGTGGCATCTCGAAAACGGATCTGAAACGGTTTCTGCTGTTTGCCAAAGAGAA GTTCAACCTTCCGATCGTGGCGGACATTGTGACGGCACCACCGACCGCCGAACTGGAACCATTGCGTGATGGTCACTTGGCACAAACCGACGAGGAAGACATGGGAATGACCTACAACGAACTAAGCGAGTTCGGTCGGCTGCGAAAACAAGCGCACTGCGGTCCCTACAGTATGTTCTGTAAGTTGGTTTCGATGTGGAAAGATTCCACCAACAATCCTCAGGTGGTGGCCGACAAAGTGAAGCACTTTTTCCGCTGTTACGCAATCAACCGGCACAAGATGACGGTTCTGACACCGGCGTACCACGCCGAATCGTACAGTCCGGATGATAACCGGTTCGATCATCGGCCTTTCTTGTACCGGGCCAACTGGAGCTGGCAGTTCAAGTGTATCGATGAGGAACTGGAACGGGTTAACTGTCCGCGTTCGTCGGGAAGCGATAAAACGACCGGCCTCAACAACCGGTCTGGTTCACCGGCGAaaggtggtggtggtggatcGGGTGGAGGTTCGGATAAATCTAGCGGCGCACCAATATTTTTCGCCGACGGTGCTGCGATCGGTGGTGGAATGACCAGCGTGGGCAGTGCTCATCAGCTGAACAATCACGCCGGCTATGGCCACGAATCGCTCAAGCTGACTAAATCACACAGCAGCGGCGGTTATTCCAAAATGCATTCCAGTGTGCTGGGAAAGATTAAGGATCGAACTGGAGTTCCGGTTTGA
- the LOC131425912 gene encoding glutamine-dependent NAD(+) synthetase isoform X1, which produces MGRKVTVAVATLNQWALDFEGNMSRIMESIIEARELGATYRTGPELEVCGYSCEDHFHESDTYLHSWEILLEIMMSPHCQNMLIDVGMPVQHRNVAYNCRVVFCNKRILLVRPKMAMCDDGNYRETRWFTSWSKERQTEEYYLPRMIAAATGQHTVPIGDAVIATRDTCIGYEICEELWNPRSTHIDMSLSGVEIMVNSSGSYMQLRKAYITTDLIRNASFKAGGMYLFSNLRGCDGQRIYFNGCSAVALNGQIIARGKQFALEEVEVTTATVDLEDIRSYRLALRSRCSVAASTPTYPRINIDFELSHPNDLNIPQSAPLDWIYHSPEEEIALGPACWLWDYLRRSGQGGFFLPLSGGVDSSSTAIIVHSMCRQVVKSVMLGDVQVLHDVRKILADPEYTPDNPVALCNRLLVTCYMGSENSSKETRQRATTLSSQIGSYHLEINIDGAVGALLTIFNTVTGMKPLFKTQGGCPRQNLALQNIQARTRMVLSYLFAQLMLWVRNRPGGLLVLGSANVDEALRGYMTKYDCSSADINPIGGISKTDLKRFLLFAKEKFNLPIVADIVTAPPTAELEPLRDGHLAQTDEEDMGMTYNELSEFGRLRKQAHCGPYSMFCKLVSMWKDSTNNPQVVADKVKHFFRCYAINRHKMTVLTPAYHAESYSPDDNRFDHRPFLYRANWSWQFKCIDEELERVNCPRSSGSDKTTGLNNRSGSPAKGGGGGSGGGSDKSSGAPIFFADGAAIGGGMTSVGSAHQLNNHAGYGHESLKLTKSHSSGGYSKMHSSVLGKIKDRTGVPV; this is translated from the exons ATGGGACGCAAAGTGACGGTCGCCGTTGCCACCCTGAACCAGTGGGCGCTGGACTTCGAAGGCAACATGTCCCGGATAATGGAGTCCATCATCGAGGCACGTGAGCTGGGTGCCACCTACCGGACCGGACCGGAGCTGGAAGTGTG TGGCTACAGCTGCGAGGATCACTTCCACGAATCGGACACCTACCTGCACTCATGGGAAATTCTGCTGGAGATCATGATGTCCCCGCACtgtcagaacatgttgatcgaCGTGGGAATGCCGGTTCAGCACAGGAATGTGGCCTACAACTGCCGGGTGGTGTTCTGCAACAAACGCATCCTGCTAGTGCGCCCGAAGATGGCGATGTGCGATGACGGTAACTATCGGGAGACGCGCTGGTTTACGTCGTGGTCAAAG GAACGTCAAACGGAGGAGTACTACCTACCACGGATGATTGCGGCTGCGACCGGACAGCACACGGTCCCGATCGGTGATGCCGTAATTGCAACGCGTGACACCTGCATCGGGTATGAAATTTGCGAGGAACTGTGGAATCCACGCAGCACCCACATCGATATGTCGCTGTCGGGTGTGGAAATTATGGTCAACAGTTCGGGGAGCTACATGCAACTACGGAAGGCCTACATCACAACGGATCTGATCCGGAATGCCAGCTTCAAAGCCGGCGGTATGTATTTGTTTAGTAACCTGCGGGGATGCGACGGACAGCGAATTTACTTCAACGGATGTTCGGCGGTCGCACTGAACGGACAGATCATTGCCAGGGGGAAACAGTTCGCTTTGGAGGAAGTAGAAGTAACTACGGCCACCGTTGATCTCGAGGACATCCGGTCGTACAGGTTGGCTCTTCGGTCGCGCTGTTCGGTGGCGGCTTCGACTCCAACCTATCCGCGAATCAACATAGACTTTGAACTGTCCCATCCGAATGATTTGAACATACCGCAAAGTGCCCCACTCGATTGGATCTACCACAGTCCGGAGGAGGAAATTGCTCTGGGGCCGGCATGTTGGCTTTGGGACTATTTGCGTCGTTCGGGCCAAGGTGGTTTCTTTCTGCCGCTCAGTGGCGGAGTCGATTCCAGCAGCACTGCCATAATTGTTCATTCGATGTGCCGCCAGGTGGTGAAATCCGTTATGCTTGGTGACGTTCAGGTTTTGCATGATGTTCGGAAGATACTGGCCGATCCGGAATACACCCCGGACAATCCGGTGGCTCTGTGTAATCGTCTTCTGGTCACTTGCTACATGGGAAGTGAGAATTCCAGCAAAGAAACACGTCAACGGGCAACCACACTTTCGTCTCAGATCGGTAGCTATCATCTGGAGATCAACATCGATGGGGCCGTCGGTGCTCTGTTGACGATCTTCAACACGGTCACCGGAATGAAACCGTTGTTTAAAACACAAGGTGGCTGCCCCAGGCAAAATCTAGCACTGCAAAACATTCAGGCTCGCACAAGAATGGTACTGTCCTATCTGTTTGCCCAGCTGATGCTGTGGGTTCGCAATAGACCTGGTGGTCTGCTGGTGCTTGGTTCAGCCAACGTAGACGAAGCACTCCGGGGCTACATGACCAAGTACGATTGCTCGTCTGCGGACATCAATCCGATTGGTGGCATCTCGAAAACGGATCTGAAACGGTTTCTGCTGTTTGCCAAAGAGAA GTTCAACCTTCCGATCGTGGCGGACATTGTGACGGCACCACCGACCGCCGAACTGGAACCATTGCGTGATGGTCACTTGGCACAAACCGACGAGGAAGACATGGGAATGACCTACAACGAACTAAGCGAGTTCGGTCGGCTGCGAAAACAAGCGCACTGCGGTCCCTACAGTATGTTCTGTAAGTTGGTTTCGATGTGGAAAGATTCCACCAACAATCCTCAGGTGGTGGCCGACAAAGTGAAGCACTTTTTCCGCTGTTACGCAATCAACCGGCACAAGATGACGGTTCTGACACCGGCGTACCACGCCGAATCGTACAGTCCGGATGATAACCGGTTCGATCATCGGCCTTTCTTGTACCGGGCCAACTGGAGCTGGCAGTTCAAGTGTATCGATGAGGAACTGGAACGGGTTAACTGTCCGCGTTCGTCGGGAAGCGATAAAACGACCGGCCTCAACAACCGGTCTGGTTCACCGGCGAaaggtggtggtggtggatcGGGTGGAGGTTCGGATAAATCTAGCGGCGCACCAATATTTTTCGCCGACGGTGCTGCGATCGGTGGTGGAATGACCAGCGTGGGCAGTGCTCATCAGCTGAACAATCACGCCGGCTATGGCCACGAATCGCTCAAGCTGACTAAATCACACAGCAGCGGCGGTTATTCCAAAATGCATTCCAGTGTGCTGGGAAAGATTAAGGATCGAACTGGAGTTCCGGTTTGA
- the LOC131425914 gene encoding transcriptional regulator ovo-like, with product MPKPKRLIKDWIHLERLLEPMPLKERWLWLLESQEHANGANGPGDVVGGHGGGGGAGTGSGSEPLSLVSRDKEPKEATVRDIFGEENRLSPPCRESSTSPSSSSFASPPHLAAKLAPQHSSPPAAPVSPLPQSVPLCLQLTIAKEQHQQSQPQHEREPASSTTTPGARRWLPVGGSRDAPYGNNRGHVLTLAERKDYSPSSAAAHQKPGLAVLDKKTPPVPIIRDDRNVLTEERPVVSLKPRSPPPKDRVPTPPPAPGAAVRCSVIQRAPTAATSPRRPSPESSPRAVDLKVRAPELEPMQEQPIDYHVPKRNGGDSTKEDEEKEKRMQRAKQAAVFRKHLWIRAHRFGNLNGIMQAAAGHGRSSGGSGQSSGNHTGHSGGSSINFSSGSGGLGGASGGGGGGAIGSGGSGGGMGGRDGRSNYGPNSPPTGSLPPFYESLKGGNAGLNGYNANGGFLNTNWNNMDCDTTQDLTNIGAFTDANANTSNPSKQYSMLQNAYGIALKDEADLDYDSKIDSLSNLYGSYDVNDSMMVDMNGVGVDPLQFTATLTFSSPGDNALLDSLTDAVDLSHFLNRLPSDEQSSNCNDLELTSTPSLTPDSVSTSLQHVEGHDGLDQYPEHLLLSRSYNTNFNNNNNTQKYMQHQENPPSYQFQSLSNFDLDSHSNLSLPSPNSNSLQSPSSSSSPQSSSSSSAAAAAAAAAAAASLAAGLPSHGHHSVGGLGSAAAVVAAPPPAVVASTIQNLGLPAEVQLEFVNGGHGIKNPLAVENVPGRLRDEDKHHTKLLQQQTEVVKLDEPGSDGGQNQKFCCRICQKTFTLQRLLNRHMKCHSDVKRYLCTFCGKGFNDTFDLKRHTRTHTGVRPYKCNLCEKSFTQRCSLESHCLKVHGVQHQYAYKERRTKMYVCEECGHTTNEPEVHYLHLKEKHPYSPALLKFYDKRHFKFTNSQFANNLLGSFPMPVQN from the exons TTCGCGACATCTTCGGCGAAGAAAATCGACTCAGCCCACCGTGCCGGGAGAGTTCGACgtcaccgtcgtcgtcgtctttcGCGTCGCCGCCACATCTAGCGGCCAAGCTAGCACCACAACACAGCTCACCTCCAGCGGCACCGGTCAGTCCGTTGCCTCAGTCTGTCCCGCTGTGCCTGCAGCTAACAATCGCCAAAGAACAACACCAACAGTCGCAACCGCAGCATGAGCGGGAACCGGCTTCCAGTACTACGACACCCGGCGCTCGTCGGTGGCTTCCCGTTGGTGGCTCCCGGGATGCACCGTACGGTAACAACCGGGGACACGTGCTTACCCTGGCAGAACGCAAAGACTACAGCCCGAGTAGTGCGGCGGCACACCAGAAACCGGGACTGGCGGTGCTGGACAAAAAGACACCGCCGGTTCCCATCATTCGGGACGATCGGAATGTGCTGACCGAAGAGCGACCGGTGGTCTCCCTGAAACCCCGTTCACCTCCGCCGAAGGATCGTGTTCCAACTCCACCACCAGCACCGGGAGCAGCTGTTCGGTGTTCCGTCATCCAGCGGGCTCCAACGGCAGCCACTTCACCTCGGCGACCCAGCCCGGAAAGTAGTCCACGGGCGGTGGATCTTAAAGTTCGGGCTCCCGAGCTGGAACCGATGCAGGAACAACCGATAGATTACCACGTACCAAAACGAAACGGTGGCGACAGCACGAAAGAAGACGAAGAGAAGGAGAAACGTATGCAGCGAGCCAAACAGGCGGCCGTTTTCCGGAAACACCTCTGGATTCGAGCTCATCGGTTCGGTAACCTCAACGGGATTATGCAAGCTGCGGCCGGTCATGGTCGATCGTCCGGAGGAAGTGGGCAAAGCAGTGGCAATCACACCGGACACAGTGGCGGAAGCAGTATCAACTTCTCCTCCGGTTCCGGTGGTTTGGGAGGAGCCAGCGGAGGAGGCGGTGGTGGTGCAATTGGCAGTGGAGGTTCCGGTGGTGGCATGGGAGGACGCGATGGACGATCCAACTATGGTCCGAACAGCCCACCGACCGGTTCTCTGCCACCATTTTACGAAAGTTTGAAGGGTGGCAACGCCGGCCTCAACGGATACAATGCCAACGGGGGATTTCTGAACACCAACTGGAACAACATGGATTGCGATACGACCCAGGATCTCACCAACATCGGAGCGTTCACGGACGCGAACGCCAATACCAGTAACCCGTCGAAACAATACTCAATGTTGCAGAATGCTTACGGAATCGCTTTGAAAGATGAAGCCGATTTAGATTACGACTCCAAGATCGATTCGCTGTCGAATCTGTACGGGAGCTACGACGTCAACGATTCGATGATGGTCGACATGAACGGAGTGGGTGTCGATCCTCTTCAGTTTACCGCAACGCTAACGTTTTCCTCACCCGGCGACAATGCACTCCTGGACAGTCTTACCGATGCCGTCGATCTGAGCCACTTCCTGAATCGGCTTCCATCGGACGAACAGTCCAGCAATTGCAACGACCTCGAACTCACCTCAACGCCTTCCCTGACGCCGGATTCCGTGTCGACCTCCCTGCAGCATGTCGAGGGCCACGACGGTCTGGATCAGTACCCCGAACATCTACTCCTCTCGCGCAGTTACAACACCaacttcaacaacaacaacaacacccaAAAATACATGCAACATCAGGAAAACCCAcccagctaccagttccaatcgCTCAGTAATTTCGACCTCGATTCCCACAGTAACCTATCGTTGCCCTCTCCCAACAGCAACTCCCTGCAGTCACCTTCGTCCTCCTCCTCGCCACAATCCTCGTCGTCCTCCTCAGCAGCAGCCGCAGCcgctgccgccgccgccgcAGCATCCTTAGCAGCCGGACTTCCCAGCCACGGTCATCATTCGGTCGGTGGCCTGGGCAGTGCAGCTGCCGTTGTGGCCGCACCACCGCCTGCTGTCGTCGCCTCAACCATCCAAAAT CTCGGCCTACCGGCGGAAGTGCAGCTAGAATTCGTGAACGGTGGCCACGGCATCAAGAACCCACTGGCCGTCGAGAATGTGCCGGGTCGGTTGCGCGATGAGGACAAACATCATACCAAACTGTTGCAGCAGCAGACCGAGGTCGTGAAGCTGGACGAACCGGGCAGTGACGGCGGTCAAAATCAGAAGTTCTGCTGTCGGATATGCCAGAAGACCTTTACCCTGCAGCGGCTACTGAACCGGCACATGAAGTGCCACTCGGACGTCAAGCGCTATCTGTGCACCTTCTGCGGCAAAGGTTTCAACGACACGTTCGATCTGAAACGGCACACACGAACCCACACCGGTGTCCGGCCCTACAAGTGCAATCTGTGCGAGAAATCATTCACCCAGCGCTGTTCGCTGGAATCGCACTGCCTCAAGGTTCACGGTGTGCAGCACCAGTACGCGTACAAGGAACGGCGCACGAAG ATGTACGTCTGCGAGGAGTGCGGACACACCACCAACGAACCGGAGGTTCACTATCTGCACCTGAAGGAGAAGCACCCGTATTCGCCGGCGCTGCTGAAGTTCTACGACAAGCGCCACTTCAAGTTTACCAATTCGCAGTTTGCGAACAATCTGCTCGGATCGTTCCCGATGCCGGTGCAGAATTGA